A stretch of DNA from Acanthochromis polyacanthus isolate Apoly-LR-REF ecotype Palm Island chromosome 21, KAUST_Apoly_ChrSc, whole genome shotgun sequence:
ATTTGTGAGCAGCTTATCTTAATAATGCTGTGGAAATATTGCAAAAGTGAGATCACAAGGTGAAAGTGTTCACTACAGTGAATTCTTttcaaaaccaaaagaaaacatacacctGTCATCTGAAGAGCAGGAGCAGAAGGCATAAATTTTAGTCcatgttttaaagaaattttgCTTCTCATCCTCTTCTCAGCAGGAAAAACCATGGGGGTCAGCCTTTCTGGGTTTTACTGATTCCTTTTGATAGATCTTTTTTCAAGGCAAACTTTGGCTTCACAGAATAACATATGTGGACCTATCTGACTTTCTTCCTCCCTGAAACTGGCTCTTTGATTTAAATCCGTGAGAACGTCCAGATAAGGCCTTCTCTGTCAAGCTTCCAAAGTCAAACCGACCTCCTTCCTCAAACTaaaagtgagcaaaaaaaaacaaaaaacttttgcATCATATATGATACGGTTAAGATATAAAGTACAGAAAAGGAGAATGTAAGTTGCAAATGTGAACAACAGAGAGTATCATATTGTGAGATACTCTGTGATTCCCATCTGaaatgcagtctttaacattctCCCTCCTTCCACCCCAACCCTGTTTGACAGAATCTCCATTTTGACAGGTAAGAATTGGCTGTGGCTTCCAGTATCAGCTTGAAAGCGCACGGTTGAATCTCGGCTGCAGCTCAAAGTGAGATGTATCATGACAGCAAaggcagaggaagaagagagaagctgtgtttgtgtctggggttttttttgtattttttatttgggTAAGAGTACTGATGTGCATGCAGGCTCTTTGTGCGGACTCCCGAGATTTAAAGGGAGGTCAGATCAGCAGCTGGGTGGTGATGAAAAAAGACAGAGTAATTACTGTCGTCGACACGGAACAGAAGAGGAACGAAGTTAGGAGAATATAGGTCAGTAAAGGGCCCTGTGTGGTCAGATACAGTCAGATGTGACGATGAGCCGATTTAAACGACACGCAGCTCCTTGATGACTGTATCACACTGCCTTCGCCTGAGGAAGGACAAGTACCAATGGAGGCGCCTCTTGTGTCAGCATGTACCTTTTACATACTGTATGAAGCATCCAGTGTACCAAGTTTAATTCTTACCCGGGCTAACCTCAGAAGATGGCAGCAGTAGGTGACATGAGGAGAGGAAAGTGGAGCAAACTGTAAGATTTTTAGCGTGGGTTTATGTATTGTGTCAAAAAACATAAACCACCCTCGTCTCCAGGGTTTAGGTGGATGTTTGTGCTTGCCAGTGACCCCCTGAATAAGGAAGTGGTTGGGAAGTAAAGCATCAGCTGGAGCAAAGTGCTGAGTCAGCCGTGCAGTGCAGTTACTCCCTCTGCCTCGGTCTGTCAACACAGCACTGCATCAACGCCTCCAGCCTTCCCcagcaaacagcaaacaaacagcGGCAATATAGAGGAGAACCACCAGGAAGGAGAAGCCCCAGGAGAGCGTACCGGGACAGGTAGAGGTTGAGTAAAGTGAAAGGAAAGTTTTCATTGTGTCGATCGATACTTCTGCAAGAACTATTCCCCTCGTGGTGGCAGTAAATCAGGGCTTGTTAGACTTATGTCTGCCATCCTCCAGCTCCCTCTTTAAACCTGTTTCCCGTATCCACAAACGCACAACCACATGACTGGGAGTCTCGGCTGGCAGGGCTGCAGACTTTAATGCTGGCGGGATGAGCCCACTGAGACCCCCTGCAGAGGAACCCGCCACTCAAGGACGCTGCCAATAAAACTAGGCTGAACAAATAGCTTACTGCTCTGCCAGCGCATTAAccaactcacacacacataccgaatacacacatgcagataTTTGTCAGTCACAGATGTTTGCAGGCTGGCTAAGCTGCCTTGGAGCTGTTGAGTGGCCACTGGATGGTCTAATGTGATATGTCTGTCCTGATAAGGGGAAATTGAATCTCTTTTCGGCCTAATCTCCTTGATCCTACCCCAGAGGCTAGCGATGAAGGGAGTGTGTCTCTTTCTCTGCCCTTGCCCTTGTATTTTAGTTTACCAATTTGTCACacactttgtcacattttctgctttatctTTTGGTTTTTGTCTTGTGTCCTGCAGAGCACCAGAACCATGCGCGGGAGCTGGTGAAGAAGGCTGACCTGTCGCAGTGGGACGCGCTGGTTATCATGTCTGGAGATGGGCTGCTGTTTGAGGTACTTTGACTTTCACccagtcaatcaatcaaaaatCAACCTCCACAGCCCTGTTTCTATTCTCAGCGCTTCTTATAATAGGCCTGTGAAAAATTTAATTTCTTCTCAAACATCATACAAACGCTCAGGAACCAAGACTCTATTAACAACAATCTACAGTCATCGATTAATAGCCTTATTTTTGTTCAGATGGGTTTCACTTCATATACACTGATGATAGACAGCATAAAAAATACCCAAGTCAGTGTACTATACATAAGAAATAATAAATCTTCTGTCATGGTCCCTTCACTTTCCCAGGCAGTATCATACCTGACCCAGAACAGCTGCAGCTACCACAGAAACATCTTTTATCAGAGCTTTTCCACATTCACAGATGCTGCTTCCTGTTTAGGAGCATGATCtgattctgtttttgtgtttgttcttgttTATTCAGGTGATAAATGGTTTGATGGATCGAGAGGATTGGCAAGAGGCCATCCAAACCCCTCTGGGGATTCTACCAGGTGGCTCCGGCAATGCTCTGGCTGCATCTGTCCACCACTACTCACAGTGAGTCAATCCGTTAATGAGTCATTTAAATGCATGGGCTAACAGTGCAAAAGATGAACCTTcctcagccaaaaaaaaagacaatttatcTCTTTCTGTGTAATTATACCCAAGGCTGACTGGGCACATCATTCCTCAGGAGGCAGGAGagactggaactgttttgccaTGCAGCTAGAGGTCATTTCAGGTTGATGAAAGTCTCAGAGGAATGATGTAATGGGTTTTGAAAACTCGCACATTATGAGTGATTATAGTTGAGAGTGCAGCTGTGGAACGGGACAACTCAGCAGTTGTCCAGGGTACCATCTCCATCTGCTGGATGCTTATTGGCACAACATCAAAAAAAGCAAAGCGGAACATAGACAGGTGAGCCAAAACATTCTGACTACCTCCCTAATAAGCTGTTGGGTCTTCGCCAAAACTACCTTAGCCCACTGACGTCTGCAAGGTCTGTAGGTACGGCGCCAAAACTTAAACACTTTATCAGAAGATCCTTCAAGTTGTAAAACTTCTGCAGATCCGACTTATTCCAACATCCTGTCACCAAATCATGGTTTGTCTCCTGTTAATAGACACAGTCACTGATGACCAGGACCACCCAAGTTTCGTTGTTCCTGTGATGATCTGACTCAGTCTTCTGGCCATAATGGTTTGGTTACAGCTGCTCAAGTCTTGCTTGCCCATCTCTAAGGTCGACTAGTGACTGTTGTTGCAAGATTAATCCATATTATTCACTTCATATCTAAGTCATTATAATGTTTTGGCCCATCTGTGTGATTGTTACCTGTATTCTTCTCCAAGTTCTAGCTATGGTTGGGGCCATATTTTATATAGTATATGGTCTAACCTTGCCTAGTTCCATGAAGGACTTTGCTATGCAGGGTGTTAGATTCATATTAGGAGAATCTTCCAGTTCAATGTCTTGCCCAAAGACGCTTCAGGACATGAAGATAGATTGAACTGCCAACCTTGCAATTAGTGGACAACAccctctgccacctgagccactgTCACTGCATAAGAACAACATGGTCAATGTCTTTTTTAAGTTAATCTCATCACACTTACATGCTTTTTGGAATTccttttaattgcttttcaaaTCATGAACATGTCACAGATTACTGTTTTGCTTTGTCTTTGCCCAAAAATACACCACCATCCACCCTTTCACCTTGATGGAAAACATTTGTGCAATCTTTGTGAGTGGTGTGAAAGTACATTTAAAACGTACTTCATTCCAGAAaacttcacatttaaagaacCTTTAAGATTTTAGAAGGTAAGCTGCACATTCAGGGATGCCCAAATTTTTTTGAATCAAACAAGCAGTTAAGTCAGAGATGAATATTTTTAGGgttgctgttattgttgttgtttttaacaaaaTGGTTGCATGTTCAGACATTATGTGCTTTCACTGACATTTGATTCTGGTCCACTGATGGGGGTGCTGGCCCATGGATGGCCCTGGCCCGGGTAGCTGGAGAGCTTTACACCTTCGTGTGGAGCCTCTTGTCTGCCTGGGCTGGGGTGGTCCTTGGTCCGTGTCGGCGCCCCTGCAGTCATGGTCCATGACTCCACTCGGTGTGCGTGGCCCCCAAAGGTAGCTTCTTCCTCACTTCGGATTTCGGTGCCCAGCCATATCTCCTTTATATCTCCTTActgacagatggtgtatgtgggtgtgtgtatgttagtatgtttgtgtgtgtgggtatgtatatctgttcgtatgtctacgtatgtgtgtgaatgtatatgtgattgtgtatctgtgtgtatatttgtggggGGTGGAAGGTTTCGGGTTTctcacagtgttttgtattgtgttgtttttgtttttatcctctgtgaggcactttgtgttactctactgtatgaaaagtgccatataaataaagttgatttgatttgatttgatttgtagTTGTGAAATGTGACTATTTGATAGGTTGTCATCAAATTCTGTTTACACATGAATGTCCACCTTAACTTTGGTTTATGACAACATAACTGCACAGCTAATGACATAACCATCAGCATCAGTCCTACTTTGCATTTATTGGTAAATTTTACCATGCTAGTACACTAAACAAATATGGGGAACATGTTTGTACATGCTAATTGTCAGTGTTTGCAATGATTGTGGgtgtgttagcatgctgatgTAGGCGTTGGCTCAAGTGTAGTCTGACAGAGCTGCTGGCATATAAATGTAGACTCTTCAATATCAATGTTAGTCCAACATAGTTTGAATAatacaaatacagtaaataaatatattgattCCTGTACTTGTAATATATGATGTTGTGTCCTGCTATTATTGCTTCAACTCTTGGTTTCTGTATCAACCCCTCAGGTCGCCTCCAGCGTGGAATGAGGAGCTGCTGTTGAGCTGTGGCTTCATGCTGTGCAAAGGTCTGGTTGGATCCATGGACCTGGTGTCAGTCCATTTGGCCTCGAGGCAGCGactcttctccttcctctccatAGCCTGGGGCTTTGTGGCAGATGTCGATATAGAGAGTGAGAAGTACCGCCATGTTGGAGCTATCCGTTTCCTGATGGGCACTCTGGTGCGTCTGGCCACCCTCAGAGTTTATCAGGGCAGGTTAGCATACCTACCTGTTAAGGAAGCACCAAAACATCCAAAAGGGAGCATCAGATCGAACCACCCACCCTCCACACCTCAGCACCCCTCGCTCTGCTCCTCCCTGCCCTGTCAGCTCATCCCCAATGCCTCTCCAAACCTGAGCTCTCGTCACAACTGCAACAGCACGAACTCCAACCACAACACAATCGCCAACTCTTCCAACAACGCTATCACAACCAAGAGACCTGAGACACAGAGCGACAGCAAAACCGGAGCCCCTGCGGACTCTCTGCTCCCTGGTCTGGACCAGCCAGTCCCAGAGAGCTGGACGGTGGTCAAGGAGGAGGACTTTGTCTTGGTGCTGGCGATTTACCAGTCCCACCTGGCTGAAGACCTGTGGACTGTCCCTGGAGCGATGGCAGACGATGGGgtgattcatttgttttatgtgacaGCTGGAATCTCCCGACCCGCCCTCTTGCGCCTCTTCCTCGCCATGGAGAAAGGCGCCCATTTAGCTTGTGGCTGCCCCCACCTGGTGTATGAAAAGGTGAGGGCCCTGCGGCTGGAGCCCATCACCCCACAAGGCATGATCACTGTGGATGGAGAGATGGTGGAGTACGGGCCTGTCCAGGCTCAAATCCACCCCGGACTGGCCAAACTCATATGTGGATGAACTTGGATTATCTTAATCTTTATATTGCTACATAGCTTTGTAGTTTGGCCTTTTATACTCAGTGTCAATATCTTTACGTATGCTGTGTTTTCAGAAGTGCCAAAGACATTTTATCAGCCTCTGGAAATTCCtctatttttctacaaaaaGTAACAACTTGTCCTATTTTTACGTCCCCTCTTTCTCTCAATGTATGATTCAGGGTCAAAGCCATGGATGGTTGTTCTTGCTGCTGGCTGGTCCAGGCTTAGAGAAATGGGGAGggattatgtgtgtgtgtatgtgtgtgtgtgtgtgtgtgcataagaGAGAGAgatctttttgtaattttgtgtgcactcaagtgtgtgtatatgtgtgagaCTGTGCATGAGGAGCTCCAGTGGTGCGGTTGCCGAGGAGTGCATTGTGCACTCCACTGTCGGACCTCATAAGCGCGGCACACGTGAAGAGAAGCATATTTTCCCGTCCTTGGAGGTATCCTGGAGAAGCCACGCCCCTTGTCCCACTGTACTACACCAGGCTGACAATCCAACTCATGGGCGGCCATTCTGACAGCATCACCTCCCCCCTCAGTCtaggaattaaaaaaaaggagctTTCTTACTGAGGAGATATAAATCCCCTGGGGATTTAACGTCGACGGATCTTTAATCTTTGCATATAAAAACTGGAACAATACCAGATCTTGTCATGACAAGTCCTAGTATCTCCCcccccgtcctcctcctcctggaaACTTCTACCAGCTGATAATGCATGAAGTGCTGGCAAGGCAGACAGAAACCTGGCCAGCTGGGGTTACACCTCCACCGCCAGCCCTATGCATTTCCCGTCCTTTTTCATCTGCAGCCATCATTAAACTGTAGGAATTGCCTCCACTCACATGCACATATACACACTTTCTTTTCCCCATCCCCCCCTCGTGTTATGCACAgatcctcacacacacacacacacacacacacacacacacacacacacacacacacacacacacacacacacacacacacacacacacacacacacacacacacacacacacgttcccTTGCATCTCTGCAGCACTTAGCGAGGGGGAGGTGCATGGTCTGCTACTGTGCATATGATCCCCTCTCCTCTTGCCATCATCTTAAGATTgtactctctctccctccctcggTTAACGAGCCATCAGCACCTAATGTGTCCTTAATATGAAGCTTTACATCTGTAAAAGTGTGCTAAATagagagtcttttttttttaatcgtatGGAAGCTTTTAAGTGGATTTCAAACATATGTGAGACTGGTTGAAACACACCAAAGTGGAGGAAGCAGGGTTTCAATACTGGGTCAGTCAGCGTTGCATATTGAGAGTCATGCGATCAATGTGAGCGAGAGGGAGTCAAGTGCTTTGCTCCACTGTgtggcctttttttttcccgGTGGCTGTTTGGTGCTGTGGTGATGAGCATTAGTGCACTGGAGCAGAGCAGAGTGCAAATGTTAGCATTATCATCAGTGCCCCCCTTTCACACTTTTATACACACATATTGTAAACACACAGTACAGTTTAGTTCAGGTCACACACCAGAACTGTTCATCCATAGCAGAGGAAGGAATATGATCTCATTTAAAACTCTTCTGACCTTAAAAACTattcaaaattattaaaaaataaaacaactgggTAAACTCTACAAATGCTGATGCAAAATTACCTGCATTGCTGAAAGTGAGAATGTTGATGGGCTAATGGGGTTCAAAGAAGTGCTGATTGTCAGTTCTTCAAGGTTTTGAACACATCACTGTCATCCTGAGTGCAATACAGTTAATGCAACAAGCTGATAACGCAcatcattttctgctgctttttctggAGCTTGTGGAGGAACCGCAAGCGACTCGCTTCCACTCGGAGCGCaagtatcatttttttttaacataatgcAAACAAAAGtaagtttttatcttttttaggGACTGTACAAAAATTACTGAGTACTAGGTGGCTAGCCATTTAGAGGAATAACATATTGCAAACCGGTGCTACATTAGTTTGAATCAGAGATGCTCATTGGcgaataagcaaaaaaaaatcctcgaTGGATCCAGATTTCCACATGATTCCGCAATTTTGGCTCCATATTAGCATCTATTAATgatatcaaataaaataatcCTGCCGCTCTTTGAGACATTCCCAATTGTTACTGGACTTAGTGGAAGAAATTCTTATTCTCATTTGCAGGATTTGCTTTACTGCCGCTGAATCAGTGTGATGAatgcttatatatatatatatatatatatatatagagagagagagagagagagagagagagaagttgCATGTTGCAGCCTAACAATACATTTGCTGTACttttgctgctgatttttttaaaatttggctGGTAAAATTGCCAGACTTTCTGCAGAGACAGTGTTTAGTCAGTCGATATTAACTATTTATCAAGATGCACATCATTGTGCTCCTCCAACAGATCAGCCCTGTTTGCTGCTCGTTTATTGGATTGAGAAAAAGAAAGCCCCAAAGATAAAGACAGTACTGCTCCACTGCATGTATGGCAGAATGAACCTTAAGACTCGTGCACTTTTTTGaattattgctatttttatcatggatattatttatttaaaacatctTATAAGTGAAAACTAAAATTAAATCAGCCCAGTCTTCTATGTATTATGTTCTTGTACAACTAAATTACATTGTCAGTTGTGCTTTAAGaatattttttctgcattatgttGGGCATCTCTAATCAACATATCTTTTTCAGTGTATTTAACTGCTTTGTTGTGGCCTCTTTTCTGACAAGCGGTCATATATTAAATGAGATGGGATTCATCACGGTGGCAACatagaaaacagaggagaaccTTCAGTTTTACCTTTAGGGAGgaaacatttctttcaaaacataaattaaattgCAGTTTAGTTTTGTAAGGCGGTGATTTTTGTGAAATGGATTGAAATAGAAAATtagaacaataaacaataaatacataacCATCTTACCTTTCCACTGATTAGTAATTTTTGTACAGTCCCTGACTGAACTGTAACGTACTTGAAGCAGACTTATCCTGTAAATTTGGGTTTTCATCTTCACTGCAGTGCCGATTCTTTCCTTGTAacttgatttttacattttgagataTTTCCATATACTGTACAATCGTCAAAGCTACAACTCATGTCCGACACACTGTACCTTCTACCATTACTGTACCCTCAGAGAAGTTATCCAGGTGCTCTGAATGCTTTTTCATGTTCTGAAACTGCAGCCGCCCACGTGCACTGGACATTACTAAACGTACGTACAGAGTCCATCTCATGAGGGTAGAGATGAGCTATGCAAATGCCTTGTCATGGCTGCAGATAATATTTGGAGTGTGGGTTCCCTCTGCTGGATTGAGCATGGAGGGACTTTAATCGTGAAATTATATCCTTATGTTATACAATGCAATCCCTGCTTTTTGCATCTACAGTAATAATGATCATGGATGCATTAGTGTTGCAACGAGCTGAAGACGCTGAATTCTTCATGAACATCGAGCTTATTGTAACTCATCATCAGAGAAATTTACTTGATTCCTGCACAGCTGCGTCTTTGTTACACTACTGTTAACTTATGGTACTATACTGTTAAACTGTTGTACTCCACCGGCTGCTCTAAtgtaacagcagctttttacaaACACAACTTGTCATTACTGTTATGGCATTTTATAAGTGATTTAAGAAAGTCGCGTCACAGACAATGAACTGAAATTGTAAAAACGTCATTATGAGAAGCccaatgatttttttaaaaatgcttttagaaGCTGAATATGTTATGCTTTTTGTACCGTGTACACTGCGCTTAACTCAGAATGAATTGTGTCTTGCTCTTGTATCCACACTTATCAAAAGCCCAAATAATGTCATGATTTACATATAGATAgcgaatgtttttttcttcgattttggttgttttatgtgatGATATAAAATGGCTTTTAGTGCAGTCGGCCCACATGGTTGAATGTGTCATGCTCTTCGTGttagtgacaaaaaaagaaaagaaatggcaCCGTTTTGTGAACTGTGTGCCACTTATTAGCAGCTTTATAAATGAAAACAAGGAAAGACGTTTCTCTAGAAAGTGCCTTAGTCATTATCTGAGACAGCAATGAGGTGTGCACAtagaagaaatgataaaaacaatcaTTGAGAAACGAATTCTTTACCACATGAAGTCACATTTTAACTTTGTGAAGGTGTGTTTTTGGGCCACATCAGGCTCTGATCTGCATTTACAGggtacaaaacaaaaacaaagtggaCGTGTGGAAGTGTTCGCCCGAGCTTAAATCTTCAACATCCATAGAAAATTGTCATTACATTCATTGAACTGGCTGGTGATGACCAGACatccatcttttcttttcattttcttgtaattCTTTGTTtatggatttctttttttaaagatcaaTAAACATATTCAGATAGAAAAAAACTGAGTCttgattgtttttctcttctACTTAGTGTTTAAGATGATTTGATCAGACTGATTATTATTGTGTTCCAAAAACATGTGAAAGTAAAGCTAAAAAGCTGATATTTAAAAGATGcccaaagacaaaagaacaggAGAAAACTGGCCAAAAAATGTGGAGTGACTTAAAGAGAGCTACCATGTTTGAGTTTTGTCAGAAACTGTTACGTTACAATCTGTAAGAAAGAGATgaagaaattgttttttttctgcagaaaacctCATACAATAATCCAGAGTTCTCTcttgtttgtttagtttgtgaCTTTGTGAAGTATGTTTGACTTGGGAGGTTTTAAGGATTCTCTCTATTTCATGACAGTTCAAAGTGCTTTGGAGTCAGACTTTGACATTTGGAATATACAGCAGTGACAGAACAAATTTTGTAAAGCTtatggaaataaaaaacaatgctGCAACTGTAAATAAGAACATCCAGTGGAAAGTGTTGACTTCTTCAACATATTAGTACCAGTAAATACTTGATCCTCTTTAAAACAGTTCGTATAAATActcttaaagacaaaacattgtgCTCATTTTCATGATTTAcgcataaaaacacatcagttgCAAGAAAAAAGTAAGTTCATTATACTTGCAAATTGACCATTTGACTGTTTAAAATCCCAGAGAACCCTGAAATTTCATCACAGCATCTGCAGGAAACGAAATCTTAGTGTCAAAGTGCTGCATCTACAATCAGGGAGAGATTGCACAAACCTAATTTGTTTGGGAGGTTTGCCAGGAAGAAGTCTTTGCTctcaaaaaatatagtttttcaTAGTCGCTTTGATGCATTTCTCGAATCATCCTCGACATTTGCAAAACAGCAAGTGTATTTCTCAAAACAATTAGTACGAATAGCAAAACACCATGGATTACCTGCtaaagccagtctcttgcttaaaatccttagttcatctctcaaaagtaaatatctgtatcaatgaacatgtcagtgtaATCAGAATgagtccttgtgtcattgtgtgtggaTAAGAGTCAAATTGCTGTCaatgtcatgttgtcattataacagtgtactctggagggatgttctgatgtaaactatggCTAATATTTTGATGACAATTATATTACTGTTTGTATTGTAGTTTGTTGACAGACTACgtcattgtgatacagaaaggagaacagagcacaaagaaaaaaactaaaactaaaaaacaaaagtagaaatgtgaaaataggaCAATCTCTGAAGgaaaaactgtacatgcagtgctgtaGGAATTACAGTGCAGTCTTCCTAcacaggggcggatccagattagtggggggggcacaggggggtaacagcagatattttggggggccaccgaatgtgagaaaaaatgaaagctgctaccgacctctcgcttttaaaaagtatttttcatgtttttattggctCTTTAAccaggaaagctgtatatgagcttttcattttggactgttaacattcaaattatgatggacttgtttccttgtttatgc
This window harbors:
- the LOC110961476 gene encoding sphingosine kinase 1-like, which translates into the protein MEKGASDPDPSRQRNGFVGVLYGEFTDTLNDRVRYSVSLTESALTIQRISSSPGRTKVVFNLTDCIGCRAYRGPDSADVGAYFTVYFYPFKRRWMSAGVTRQRVEQCFRVALVQDPLQNLQEAERWAHAIRDASVLQAPRRDGVVYSEVRRPCRTMILVNPHSGRGQALQLFTGHIQGMLTEASVPYTLVLTEHQNHARELVKKADLSQWDALVIMSGDGLLFEVINGLMDREDWQEAIQTPLGILPGGSGNALAASVHHYSQSPPAWNEELLLSCGFMLCKGLVGSMDLVSVHLASRQRLFSFLSIAWGFVADVDIESEKYRHVGAIRFLMGTLVRLATLRVYQGRLAYLPVKEAPKHPKGSIRSNHPPSTPQHPSLCSSLPCQLIPNASPNLSSRHNCNSTNSNHNTIANSSNNAITTKRPETQSDSKTGAPADSLLPGLDQPVPESWTVVKEEDFVLVLAIYQSHLAEDLWTVPGAMADDGVIHLFYVTAGISRPALLRLFLAMEKGAHLACGCPHLVYEKVRALRLEPITPQGMITVDGEMVEYGPVQAQIHPGLAKLICG